One window from the genome of Toxotes jaculatrix isolate fToxJac2 chromosome 17, fToxJac2.pri, whole genome shotgun sequence encodes:
- the noxred1 gene encoding NADP-dependent oxidoreductase domain-containing protein 1, with amino-acid sequence MVDVAADLSSLSFEAGLTEDERKFLYLRARAAGLTFCGCAHALYLCKLVHSLRCIIRDHTANRDSVEDSGEDSDLCVGILGAGHMGKQLLRSLLEMTGIKPSHIKVSTRTPESAVEFVQKGVECFFDNRRLAAWADVLFLCCLPSHLPKVCDDLSCHLSKHCLVYSFISAVPVTRLAKLLGHDFVLKPQYDFVSCDTADVWLSCTDLSMALKDPLLIEALCPLTMNGGISLSLKWVCAVLYSLLNICTSASVRSSDALSLINSLFEEKWTHTVQLNAQSFISSSYASSLLGDEPFPWISLTDAQTKETPLLRFLSGDKSVQLCISAAYKSLLETPVTIESYTLK; translated from the exons ATGGTGGACGTAGCTGCTGATCTGAGCAGTCTGTCTTTTGAGGCAGGACTGACCGAAGATGAGAGGAAGTTTCTTTATCTTCGTGCACGCGCTGCTGGACTCACATTTTGCGGGTGCGCGCACGCTCTTTACCTGTGCAAACTCGTCCACTCACTGAG ATGCATCATCAGAGATCACACTGCAAACAGAGACTCAGTGGAGGACTCAGGAGAAGACAGTGACCTTTGTGTGGGGATACTTGGGGCGGGTCACATGGGAAAACAGCTGCTTCGCTCCCTCCTGGAAATGACTGGCATCAAACCATCACACATTAAGGTCTCCACTAGAACACCAGAATCTGCAG TGGAATTTGTCCAGAAGGGAGTGGAGTGTTTCTTCGACAATCGCAGACTGGCAGCATGGGCAGACGTTCTGTTCCTCTGTTGTCTGCCCTCTCACCTCCCCAAAGTCTGCGATGATCTCAGCTGTCACCTGTCAAAACACTGCCTTGTGTACAGCTTCATCTCTGCTGTGCCCGTCACCAG attaGCTAAACTTCTTGGACACGATTTTGTTCTGAAGCCACAATATGACTTTGTGAGTTGTGACACTGCAGATGTGTGGCTGTCCTGCACTGATCTGTCCATGGCTCTGAAAGATCCTTTGCTGATAGAGGCATTGTGTCCTCTTACAATGAATG GTGGCATCTCTCTGAGTCTGAAATGGGTGTGTGCAGTGTTGTACAGCCTGCTGAATATCTGCACCTCTGCCAGTGTACGATCCAGTGATGCCCTCTCTCTGATCAACAGCCTCTTCGAGgaaaaatggacacacacagtgcaatTAAATGCACAGAGTTTCATCAGTTCATCTTATGCATCTTCCCTTCTAGGAGATGA GCCTTTTCCCTGGATTTCTCTCACTGATGCCCAGACCAAGGAGACACCACTGCTGAGGTTTCTATCAGGTGATAaatctgtgcagctgtgcaTCTCTGCAGCATACAAATCACTGCTGGAGACACCAGTAACAATAGAGAGTTACACTCTAAAGTAA
- the tmed8 gene encoding protein TMED8 codes for MERVEATSELQSRLSSLSFSSFPGITSKQCDSRPLDRLQNTDLSQSFTQLKNQANMDETKEDSGQRSEGNEEAPAEPAPGEGGEENNSAGNCQPSAEMKAQMPPLNPPTTWTSAAMKELKAKLRTEKDSVVTVYRGDIMTVHVPTVPEAKKVCWEFATDGYDIGFGIYFDWTPVTNRSITVHISESSDDEDEEEELEGPVSNGDVEKGSKTQTNSSLAEILPVYRQDSHLSVHGGSHDFPGEGTYLLKFDNSYSLWRNKTLYYRVYYSA; via the exons ATGGAGAGAGTAGAGGCTACATCAGAGCTCCAGTCACGGTTGTCGTCCCTCTCCTTCTCGTCTTTCCCCGGAATAACATCCAAACAGTGCGACAGCAGACCGCTGGACAG GCTCCAGAATACCGATCTTTCACAGAGCTTTACCCAGTTAAAAAACCAGGCTAACATGGATGAAACCAAGGAGGATTCAGGGCAGCGTTCAGAG GGTAATGAAGAGGCCCCTGCTGAGCCAGCCCCAGGGGAGGGAGGCGAGGAGAACAACAGTGCTGGGAACTGTCAGCCCTCCGCTGAGATGAAAG CCCAGATGCCACCCCTGAATCCCCCAACAACATGGACATCTGCTGCTATGAAGGAGCTGAAGGCAAAGCTTCGAACAGAGAAGGACAGCGTGGTGACAGTGTACCGAGGTGACATCATGACAGTTCATGTGCCGACTGTCCCTGAGGCCAAAAAAGTGTGTTGGGAATTCGCTACGGACGGCTATGACATTGGCTTTGGTATCTATTTTGACTGGACCCCTGTCACGAACCGATCTATCACAGTGCACATCAGTGAGTCAAGTGACGacgaagatgaggaggaggagctggaag GGCCTGTCAGTAATGGAGACGTTGAGAAGGGCTCCAAAACTCAAACCAACTCAAGCCTGGCTGAGATCTTACCTGTATACCGTCAGGACAGTCACCTGTCCGTACACGGGGGAAGCCACGATTTTCCAGGTGAAGGCACTTACCTGCTGAAGTTTGACAACTCCTACTCATTATGGCGAAATAAAACTCTATACTACAGGGTTTATTATAGTGCCTGA